A genomic segment from Tuwongella immobilis encodes:
- a CDS encoding bestrophin family protein, protein MILYDSKAWYRTITTVRGTVVPRIAGRVAILFGIALLVWILREQVGASLHALNPLAHTLIGVALGLLIVFRTNSSYDRYWEGRKQWGGIVNASRNLLRGATAYAGNAEGLTRLVAAYPLALKQHLRGNRDLGELESLIPADLLAKVAAAGNPPMVLAVEMSRWIHARVQRQELPVEMARHLEAMVATLLDCQGACERILRTPIPFVYAVHIRQLLTIYLVSLPFSLIPAMGWSALFAVPAIAFGMLGIEEAGVEIEDPFGDDPNDLPIEAICQTIQRDATTMETV, encoded by the coding sequence ATGATTCTGTACGACTCGAAAGCATGGTATCGGACGATTACGACGGTGCGTGGCACGGTGGTGCCGCGCATCGCGGGGCGGGTGGCCATTCTCTTCGGCATCGCGCTGCTGGTCTGGATTCTCCGCGAGCAAGTCGGGGCGTCGCTGCATGCGCTGAATCCGTTGGCCCATACGCTCATTGGTGTGGCGCTGGGTTTGCTCATCGTGTTTCGCACCAATAGTTCGTATGACCGCTATTGGGAAGGGCGGAAGCAGTGGGGAGGAATCGTCAACGCCTCGCGGAATCTGCTGCGCGGCGCGACGGCGTATGCGGGCAATGCCGAGGGGCTGACGCGGCTGGTGGCGGCCTATCCGCTTGCACTCAAGCAGCATTTGCGCGGTAACCGCGATCTTGGCGAGTTGGAATCGCTGATTCCCGCCGATTTGCTGGCGAAAGTGGCCGCGGCGGGGAATCCGCCCATGGTTTTGGCCGTGGAGATGAGCCGCTGGATTCATGCCCGCGTGCAACGGCAGGAATTGCCCGTGGAAATGGCCCGGCATTTGGAAGCCATGGTCGCCACTTTGCTGGATTGCCAGGGCGCATGCGAGCGAATTCTGCGGACGCCGATTCCGTTTGTCTACGCGGTCCACATTCGGCAATTGCTGACGATTTACCTGGTCTCGCTGCCGTTTTCGCTGATTCCCGCCATGGGGTGGAGTGCGTTGTTCGCGGTGCCGGCCATCGCATTCGGAATGCTGGGAATTGAAGAAGCGGGCGTAGAGATTGAAGATCCGTTTGGCGATGATCCCAACGATTTGCCGATTGAGGCGATTTGCCAAACCATTCAACGCGATGCCACGACGATGGAGACGGTGTAA
- a CDS encoding 2-hydroxyacid dehydrogenase, which produces MRPKVFVSRMIPQSGLKRLQERCEVEVWPDRMPPAPEVLRAKIADCDGIVSLLTDRIDAPLMDAAPRLKVVSNFAVGVNNIDLAAATERGIAIGNTPGVLTDATADIAVTLLLAAARRLGESMIDAREGRWLTWEPTGWLGQDIGGRTLGIVGMGRIGLAMARRMHYGWGMPIVYTSRTPKPEIDAELKARRVELPELLAMSDYVSVHADLNPSTKGLFGADQFRQMKPTAVFINTSRGPLVDQDALVMALREGLIFSAGLDVTDPEPLPPTHPLYAQPNCVIAPHIASATVQTRDEMARICAENLLAGVLGQPLTACANPAVEPKRRR; this is translated from the coding sequence ATGCGACCGAAGGTGTTTGTCAGCCGGATGATTCCGCAATCGGGCTTGAAGCGATTGCAAGAACGTTGCGAGGTGGAAGTGTGGCCCGATCGCATGCCGCCCGCGCCGGAGGTGCTGCGGGCGAAGATTGCCGATTGCGACGGGATTGTCTCGCTGCTGACTGATCGCATTGATGCGCCGCTGATGGATGCGGCCCCGAGGCTGAAGGTGGTGAGCAATTTCGCCGTGGGGGTGAATAACATCGATCTGGCAGCGGCCACCGAGCGCGGAATCGCCATCGGAAATACCCCGGGTGTGCTGACGGATGCCACCGCCGATATTGCCGTGACGCTGCTGCTGGCGGCCGCACGTCGTTTGGGCGAGAGTATGATTGATGCCCGCGAGGGGCGCTGGCTGACGTGGGAACCCACCGGTTGGCTGGGGCAAGACATTGGCGGGCGAACGCTGGGAATTGTCGGCATGGGCCGGATTGGGTTGGCCATGGCCCGCCGCATGCACTATGGATGGGGCATGCCGATTGTCTACACCAGCCGCACGCCGAAGCCGGAAATCGATGCGGAACTGAAGGCCCGACGCGTGGAATTGCCGGAATTGCTGGCGATGAGCGATTATGTCTCGGTGCATGCGGATCTGAACCCCAGTACGAAGGGGTTGTTCGGGGCGGATCAATTTCGGCAGATGAAACCGACGGCGGTGTTCATCAATACCTCACGCGGGCCGCTGGTCGATCAGGATGCCCTGGTGATGGCGTTGCGGGAGGGGTTGATCTTCTCCGCGGGGTTGGATGTGACCGACCCGGAGCCGCTGCCGCCGACGCATCCGCTCTACGCGCAGCCCAATTGCGTGATCGCCCCGCATATTGCCAGCGCCACGGTGCAAACACGGGATGAAATGGCGCGGATTTGTGCAGAAAATTTGTTGGCCGGTGTGTTGGGCCAACCCCTGACGGCGTGTGCGAATCCGGCTGTGGAGCCGAAGCGCCGTCGGTGA
- a CDS encoding M1 family aminopeptidase, translating into MSTRLLRWLPMLALLWVAPMVAQTPPASPNNALQTAKDRPIDIQHLRLTMAVDLPGKTVDATAFIQFQTLQELSTFRLDAVEFEISKVEVAEGNGGLKPVKFQHDGDYLDVELGSTWPSEKAGTLQVTYRVRQPRDGLFFFGPTPAEPTIPLMVWSQGEAITNRYWIPCLDHPDERQTTELIATVAKGMDVLSNGRLISRKDNDNGTTTFHWSQSQPHVSYLITLVVGKFAVVEEDWRGKPVLMYVPPDRKDDVARTFGRTREMLDFFTRRFGVDYPWEKYAQVVVEQFSGGGMENTSATTLTDRSLHDARAFLDSDADDLIAHELAHQWWGDLVTCRDWAHLWLNEGFASFSEIIWNEFKHGPDQGGMVLLNKSRQAIAGGKDKPIVDRRYADPREMFDARAYPKGAWVLHMLRAQLGEAMFWKGVRHYAMTHRFKSVETSDLRRSLEAVSGKNLERFFYDWTERPGSPTVSVVTTYLPDTKQLKITIRQTQAGEAFHFPLPISVVTSTETSPLSLSIAVTEKEQVYFSSPLPNAPQMVLIDPQFTILATMEETKGRDLWKTQLLSGPTFISRVRAAEFFGKSGQPADRELLAQAFAGEKSWGAASEIAKALSASGGEVCRDALLAGLKSEQPKIRRAAVTELSKFVGDAKVVAALKTLLQRGDASYFVEAAALRSYGKLNQPDVVAVMLPWLARASHNEVIRAAALSGIGDSGDLSGLDALLEWTKVGKPREARQGALLALPRLAKKGNATPELQKAIIAAITKALTQPGEMPQLRRDALLALREMGAAAAPSLETLEAILAHDPSFRIREEARKTVEAIRTKGPIPVELTKLREELDRVKKQNEQLQQRIQQLEAKGK; encoded by the coding sequence ATGAGCACGCGCCTGCTGCGCTGGCTGCCGATGTTGGCGTTGTTGTGGGTGGCCCCGATGGTGGCTCAAACTCCGCCGGCCAGCCCCAACAATGCCCTGCAAACGGCCAAAGATCGGCCCATTGATATTCAACATCTGCGGTTGACCATGGCGGTGGATCTGCCGGGCAAGACCGTCGATGCTACCGCATTCATTCAATTTCAAACCTTGCAGGAATTGTCCACCTTTCGACTCGATGCCGTCGAGTTTGAAATTTCCAAGGTCGAAGTGGCCGAGGGAAATGGTGGGCTGAAGCCGGTGAAATTCCAGCACGATGGCGACTATTTGGACGTGGAACTGGGCAGCACGTGGCCCAGCGAAAAGGCCGGCACCCTGCAGGTGACGTATCGCGTTCGCCAGCCGCGTGATGGGCTGTTTTTCTTTGGCCCGACTCCAGCGGAACCGACGATTCCGCTGATGGTCTGGAGTCAAGGCGAAGCGATCACCAATCGCTATTGGATTCCTTGCTTGGATCATCCGGACGAACGGCAAACGACGGAATTGATTGCGACGGTGGCCAAGGGGATGGACGTGCTGTCCAACGGTCGGCTCATCAGCCGCAAGGATAACGACAACGGCACCACGACCTTCCATTGGTCGCAAAGCCAGCCGCACGTCAGCTATCTGATTACGCTGGTGGTGGGCAAGTTCGCGGTGGTGGAAGAAGATTGGCGTGGCAAGCCGGTGCTGATGTATGTGCCGCCCGATCGCAAGGATGATGTGGCCCGCACGTTTGGCCGCACCCGCGAAATGCTCGATTTCTTCACCCGTCGCTTCGGGGTCGATTACCCCTGGGAAAAATACGCGCAAGTGGTGGTGGAGCAATTCAGCGGCGGCGGCATGGAAAACACCTCGGCCACGACTTTGACCGATCGCAGCTTGCATGATGCCCGCGCCTTTTTGGATAGCGATGCGGACGACCTAATCGCCCACGAATTGGCGCATCAATGGTGGGGCGATTTGGTGACCTGTCGAGATTGGGCGCATCTGTGGCTGAATGAAGGGTTTGCGTCGTTTAGCGAAATCATCTGGAACGAATTCAAGCACGGCCCGGATCAAGGCGGGATGGTGCTGCTGAATAAGTCGCGCCAGGCGATTGCAGGCGGGAAAGACAAGCCGATTGTCGATCGTCGCTATGCCGATCCGCGTGAGATGTTCGATGCCCGGGCCTATCCCAAGGGGGCGTGGGTGCTGCACATGTTGCGCGCGCAACTGGGCGAAGCGATGTTCTGGAAGGGCGTTCGGCACTACGCCATGACGCACCGATTCAAGAGCGTGGAAACCAGCGACTTGCGACGCTCGTTGGAAGCCGTCAGCGGCAAGAATCTGGAGCGATTTTTCTACGATTGGACGGAACGCCCCGGGTCGCCGACCGTGTCGGTGGTCACGACGTATCTGCCGGATACCAAGCAACTGAAGATCACCATCAGGCAGACGCAAGCGGGCGAAGCATTTCATTTCCCGCTGCCGATTTCGGTGGTGACCAGCACGGAAACCTCGCCGTTGTCGCTGAGCATCGCGGTCACGGAAAAGGAGCAGGTCTACTTCAGCAGCCCGCTGCCCAATGCGCCGCAAATGGTGCTGATTGATCCGCAATTTACCATCCTGGCAACGATGGAGGAAACCAAAGGCCGCGACCTCTGGAAGACGCAACTGCTGTCGGGGCCGACGTTTATCAGCCGAGTTCGTGCGGCGGAATTCTTCGGCAAGAGCGGTCAACCGGCGGATCGGGAACTGCTCGCGCAAGCCTTCGCTGGGGAAAAATCGTGGGGAGCCGCCAGCGAAATCGCCAAGGCACTCTCCGCCAGCGGTGGGGAGGTCTGCCGCGATGCGCTGCTGGCTGGGCTGAAATCCGAACAGCCGAAGATTCGTCGGGCCGCCGTCACCGAATTGTCGAAATTCGTGGGCGATGCGAAGGTGGTGGCCGCTCTGAAGACGCTGCTGCAACGGGGCGATGCGAGCTACTTTGTGGAAGCGGCCGCGCTGCGCAGCTATGGCAAACTCAATCAGCCAGATGTGGTTGCGGTGATGCTGCCTTGGCTGGCCCGGGCATCGCATAACGAAGTGATTCGTGCGGCGGCGTTGAGCGGCATCGGCGATTCCGGCGATCTGTCCGGATTGGATGCGCTCCTGGAATGGACCAAAGTGGGCAAACCCCGCGAAGCCCGACAAGGGGCATTGCTGGCACTGCCACGATTGGCCAAGAAGGGGAACGCCACGCCGGAACTGCAAAAGGCGATCATCGCCGCCATCACCAAGGCATTGACGCAGCCCGGCGAAATGCCGCAACTGCGCCGCGATGCGTTGCTGGCACTGCGCGAGATGGGAGCCGCCGCCGCTCCAAGCCTGGAGACGCTCGAAGCGATTCTCGCGCACGATCCGTCGTTCCGCATCCGCGAAGAGGCCCGCAAAACCGTCGAAGCCATCCGCACCAAAGGCCCGATTCCGGTGGAATTGACCAAGCTCCGCGAAGAGTTGGACCGCGTGAAAAAGCAGAATGAGCAACTGCAACAACGCATCCAACAACTCGAAGCGAAGGGCAAGTAA
- a CDS encoding PhoH family protein, which produces MSATMTHGADQPTTRGTGRFLIPQAVASFDNHMLEIRLNQDDPRIADKAADLVERLEIKPFAYMQGTDTNQPFVIDEKGTLDGQMGYYLTDFVHRKAIGETLPRQERLTARFGDRWKNRQNFIDKFAAID; this is translated from the coding sequence ATGTCGGCCACCATGACCCACGGTGCAGACCAGCCAACGACGCGCGGAACAGGGCGATTTCTCATCCCCCAAGCCGTGGCATCGTTCGACAATCACATGCTCGAAATTCGGCTCAATCAAGACGATCCCCGCATCGCCGACAAGGCTGCCGATCTGGTGGAACGGCTTGAAATCAAACCATTTGCGTACATGCAGGGAACCGACACGAACCAGCCATTCGTCATCGACGAGAAGGGCACACTCGACGGCCAGATGGGGTACTACCTGACCGATTTCGTTCATCGGAAGGCAATCGGAGAAACATTGCCCAGACAAGAACGCCTGACCGCCCGTTTCGGTGATCGGTGGAAAAATCGGCAGAATTTTATTGACAAGTTCGCGGCCATCGATTGA
- a CDS encoding DUF3592 domain-containing protein, with the protein MGFDADNELTRAKWLLGAVALFLVSSCLSWGEVAYLLWGRDAQATITKAFTSSAIRSRTVRLTVEYEFTEPDGTRRGGTVDLSPDWPVPASGKVAVRYMPGENGRSRLSGHVHWLGLTLFGLSVGAMGIFAYQMHREANEPARGTRRKR; encoded by the coding sequence ATGGGGTTCGACGCGGACAACGAACTGACCCGCGCCAAGTGGTTGCTCGGCGCGGTCGCCTTATTCCTCGTCTCCAGTTGCCTCAGCTGGGGTGAGGTCGCATACCTCCTGTGGGGCCGCGACGCTCAGGCGACCATCACCAAGGCGTTCACTTCGTCGGCCATCCGGTCGCGCACTGTGCGTCTGACGGTCGAGTACGAGTTCACCGAGCCGGACGGGACGCGGCGTGGCGGGACGGTGGACCTGTCGCCGGACTGGCCGGTGCCTGCGTCGGGGAAAGTGGCGGTGCGGTACATGCCCGGAGAGAACGGGCGCTCGAGGCTGTCGGGACACGTCCACTGGCTGGGGCTGACGCTGTTCGGGCTGTCGGTGGGGGCGATGGGGATTTTCGCGTACCAGATGCACCGCGAGGCGAATGAGCCGGCGAGGGGGACGCGACGCAAGAGGTAG
- a CDS encoding DUF5063 domain-containing protein yields MDAVERFAAEAVAYREWAARGTDTGEYASRTALLRITRLYLAALELPPAWSEELADQPDAQRVGNEEWRAVFAAAGRLPLDSYGAVFDPSVVPLEEPVVGSLSDDIADIYRDVVSGLWAFEAGRQAAAVWAWGFGFRHHWGEHATGAIRALHSWLAANAFDRLASDAEPSAAADGGA; encoded by the coding sequence ATGGATGCGGTCGAGCGGTTCGCGGCGGAAGCCGTCGCCTACCGCGAGTGGGCGGCCCGCGGCACTGACACCGGCGAGTACGCATCCCGTACCGCGTTGCTCCGCATCACCCGGTTGTACCTCGCCGCTCTGGAACTGCCGCCCGCATGGTCCGAGGAACTGGCAGACCAACCCGACGCCCAGCGGGTCGGAAACGAGGAGTGGCGGGCCGTGTTCGCGGCGGCCGGGCGGTTGCCCCTGGACTCCTACGGAGCGGTGTTCGATCCGTCGGTCGTGCCGCTTGAGGAGCCGGTTGTCGGCAGCTTGTCCGACGACATCGCGGACATCTACCGAGACGTCGTGAGCGGGCTGTGGGCGTTCGAGGCTGGGCGGCAGGCGGCCGCTGTTTGGGCGTGGGGGTTCGGGTTCCGGCATCACTGGGGTGAACACGCCACGGGTGCCATCCGAGCGTTGCACTCGTGGCTTGCGGCCAACGCCTTCGACCGGCTCGCGTCAGACGCCGAACCATCGGCTGCAGCCGACGGCGGTGCATGA
- a CDS encoding SMI1/KNR4 family protein, which translates to MQSLIEELDRHVAAERPGLYATLRPGADAAGFDALQALLPAPVPPLFQALYGWRDGQIEETRERFWDVWFLLPLEEVRNCKDMLDGMIGHDFDRPDWWCRGWVPFLGNRNGDHVCLDLTAETGGEPGQLLTFWHDWEDRSMTSFDLEWWVHSLIRPHDILASLRRASKRPG; encoded by the coding sequence ATGCAGTCGTTGATTGAGGAACTCGACCGCCACGTCGCAGCTGAGCGCCCGGGGCTGTACGCCACCCTCCGGCCCGGTGCGGACGCGGCGGGGTTCGACGCGCTCCAAGCTTTGTTGCCCGCCCCAGTGCCGCCCTTGTTCCAGGCGTTGTATGGGTGGCGAGACGGCCAGATCGAGGAAACCCGCGAGCGGTTCTGGGACGTGTGGTTCCTCCTGCCACTGGAGGAGGTCCGCAACTGCAAGGACATGCTCGACGGGATGATCGGCCACGACTTCGATCGGCCGGATTGGTGGTGCCGCGGGTGGGTGCCGTTCCTGGGCAACCGGAACGGGGACCATGTGTGCTTGGACTTGACCGCCGAGACGGGCGGCGAGCCGGGCCAGCTCCTGACATTTTGGCACGACTGGGAGGACCGGTCGATGACCAGCTTCGATCTGGAGTGGTGGGTGCATAGCCTCATCCGCCCGCACGACATTCTGGCCTCCCTGCGGCGAGCCAGCAAGCGGCCGGGGTAG
- a CDS encoding GNAT family N-acetyltransferase, translating to MVEYRDDRDLPPGEVVALYRANGWSAADKPAELLAALTGSHSLVTAWSGGRLVGLGNAISDGHLVVYYPHLLVLPEWQGRGVGGQLMRRLMARYAGFHMQMLTADGRAVEFYRRLGFARAGQTEPMWVYAGTDH from the coding sequence GTGGTCGAGTATCGCGATGACCGCGACTTGCCACCCGGCGAGGTCGTCGCCTTGTATCGTGCGAACGGCTGGTCGGCCGCGGACAAGCCGGCCGAACTACTGGCCGCTCTCACCGGCTCGCACTCGCTCGTCACGGCGTGGTCGGGCGGCCGGCTGGTCGGGCTGGGCAACGCCATCTCGGACGGGCATCTGGTGGTGTACTACCCGCACCTGCTGGTGCTCCCGGAGTGGCAGGGGCGTGGGGTTGGCGGGCAGCTGATGCGGCGGCTCATGGCCCGGTACGCCGGGTTCCACATGCAGATGCTCACCGCCGACGGGCGGGCGGTCGAGTTCTACCGCCGCCTCGGGTTCGCCCGGGCCGGGCAGACCGAGCCGATGTGGGTGTACGCCGGCACCGACCACTGA
- a CDS encoding suppressor of fused domain protein, with the protein MAEESWGMSDEYERLLDATGEARMAYFRTLGVPDADVWAPLVTPAFMGGPAWPTRPAWQRIRVGERTTIASSGLSDPFSDEDGPNVGFGVEMAVASTEPLPTDLRPSWLLDLAQAVSDQAAADGRFQLRHAKFGLFLFGVRMAASDFWRPFADAKGYCGLLLGQSVPRLDPTIRLPTGEAVLLTAKLLTRSEYEFAASAGPEGAQRLGELFAQDGSHHLSSLQRASVI; encoded by the coding sequence ATGGCTGAGGAGTCGTGGGGGATGTCCGACGAGTACGAGCGCCTCCTCGACGCGACTGGCGAAGCGAGGATGGCGTACTTTCGGACGCTCGGTGTGCCGGACGCTGACGTATGGGCACCGCTCGTCACCCCGGCCTTCATGGGCGGCCCGGCGTGGCCGACACGCCCGGCTTGGCAGCGAATCCGCGTCGGCGAGCGAACTACCATCGCCAGCAGCGGGCTGTCCGACCCGTTCTCCGATGAGGACGGCCCGAACGTCGGATTCGGGGTGGAGATGGCCGTGGCTTCCACTGAGCCGCTCCCGACGGACCTCCGACCATCGTGGCTGCTGGACCTCGCCCAAGCGGTGTCCGACCAGGCCGCAGCAGACGGTCGGTTCCAACTCCGGCACGCGAAGTTCGGGCTGTTCCTGTTCGGAGTGCGGATGGCGGCATCGGACTTCTGGCGGCCGTTCGCCGACGCCAAGGGATACTGCGGCCTACTCCTGGGTCAGTCGGTCCCCAGACTTGACCCGACGATCCGGCTGCCGACTGGGGAAGCGGTCCTGCTCACGGCCAAACTGCTCACCCGATCCGAGTACGAGTTCGCCGCGTCGGCAGGTCCTGAGGGAGCGCAGCGTCTTGGTGAGTTGTTCGCCCAGGACGGCAGCCATCACCTGTCGTCCCTGCAACGGGCGTCGGTCATTTGA
- a CDS encoding metallophosphoesterase family protein has product MRLGILSDTHDELARTQQAVQMLRDAGAEALIHCGDLASPPIVEALAVLPAWFALGNHDSDMVPALQRAAIEFGPVCLGWGGVIEVSGRRVGVAHGHITTDVRRVLADQPEILLSGHSHIPNDAIVGGVRRINPGALHRADAFTVAVLDLASGELQMLRLV; this is encoded by the coding sequence ATGCGTCTTGGCATTCTATCCGACACGCATGATGAGTTGGCACGCACGCAGCAGGCAGTACAGATGCTGCGTGACGCCGGAGCCGAGGCACTGATCCACTGCGGCGACCTCGCCAGCCCGCCCATCGTTGAGGCGCTAGCCGTACTCCCGGCGTGGTTCGCGCTCGGCAACCACGACTCGGACATGGTGCCAGCCTTGCAGCGGGCGGCCATCGAGTTCGGGCCGGTGTGCTTGGGCTGGGGTGGAGTCATCGAGGTCAGCGGCCGACGTGTGGGGGTGGCCCATGGGCACATCACCACCGACGTCCGGCGGGTGCTGGCCGATCAACCGGAAATCCTGCTCTCCGGTCACTCGCACATCCCCAATGACGCGATTGTCGGCGGAGTGCGGCGGATCAACCCTGGGGCGTTGCACCGGGCCGACGCGTTCACGGTTGCGGTATTGGATTTGGCGTCCGGTGAGTTGCAGATGTTGCGGTTGGTGTAG
- a CDS encoding DUF2321 domain-containing protein, with translation MRNSYYDVAQVCPNGHVASSMAETCPQHRKPFCDKCGEATITSCPKCDARIRGYYHVPGVMLGHNYDPPGFCLSCGSPFPWTERKQQAAIDLFIEETQDQEARREFKESVEQIAKDTPQAQVASLRITRLLEPIGKFTAQAIRDILVDVASEMAKKFLIP, from the coding sequence ATGAGAAACAGCTACTATGACGTAGCTCAGGTCTGCCCTAATGGGCACGTTGCTTCGTCGATGGCCGAAACCTGCCCACAGCACCGCAAACCGTTCTGCGACAAATGCGGCGAAGCCACCATCACCAGCTGTCCCAAGTGCGATGCTCGTATTCGCGGGTATTACCATGTACCGGGTGTGATGCTTGGCCACAACTATGACCCACCGGGGTTCTGCTTAAGTTGTGGATCACCATTCCCCTGGACGGAACGAAAACAGCAAGCGGCCATCGACCTGTTCATCGAGGAGACGCAAGACCAAGAGGCCCGTCGAGAGTTCAAGGAGAGCGTGGAGCAGATCGCCAAGGACACTCCTCAGGCACAGGTCGCCTCGCTGCGGATTACTCGTTTGTTGGAGCCGATCGGCAAGTTCACAGCCCAAGCCATTCGGGACATCCTAGTAGACGTAGCCAGTGAGATGGCCAAGAAATTCCTCATACCGTGA
- a CDS encoding ATP-grasp domain-containing protein has protein sequence MKLKLAYIQAERGMPAADPFYRAWDGFRKRGIRCELFEPAQIEQRTVPLARDTLVAGGVPVVEAALAALGVSVPPADNLPTALTKYRGRRVWTSTWGELRHQYGRTGPPEPLWVKSLRRNKGAPSLAVYDAADIAEASSLPDGHEVLVSEYVTFVSEWRCFVRHGQILELSRYQGDVFRYPDANVVREAVATLGRAAPAGYGIDFGVLTDGRTVLVEVNEGYSLNPYGLESLEYAELLEARWLQLVGL, from the coding sequence ATGAAGTTGAAGCTGGCGTACATCCAGGCCGAGCGCGGCATGCCCGCGGCTGACCCGTTCTATCGGGCCTGGGATGGGTTCCGCAAGCGGGGCATCCGCTGCGAGCTGTTCGAGCCGGCCCAGATCGAGCAACGGACTGTACCACTTGCCCGCGACACGCTGGTGGCTGGCGGTGTGCCCGTTGTGGAGGCAGCGCTCGCCGCACTCGGGGTTTCGGTGCCACCAGCCGACAACTTGCCGACGGCGCTGACCAAGTACCGCGGTCGCCGGGTGTGGACCTCGACATGGGGCGAACTGCGCCACCAATACGGGCGGACGGGGCCACCCGAGCCACTCTGGGTCAAGTCGCTCCGACGCAACAAGGGCGCGCCGTCACTCGCCGTTTACGATGCGGCCGACATCGCAGAGGCATCGTCGCTGCCAGACGGTCATGAGGTGCTCGTGTCGGAGTACGTCACGTTCGTGTCCGAGTGGCGGTGTTTCGTTCGGCACGGGCAGATCCTCGAGTTGTCCCGCTACCAGGGGGATGTGTTCCGCTACCCCGACGCCAACGTGGTCCGCGAGGCAGTGGCGACCCTTGGCCGGGCGGCTCCGGCCGGGTACGGGATCGACTTCGGCGTCCTGACCGACGGCCGCACGGTGCTAGTCGAGGTCAACGAGGGATACTCACTCAACCCCTACGGACTGGAGTCTTTGGAATACGCCGAGTTGCTGGAGGCCCGATGGCTCCAACTCGTGGGGTTGTAA
- the kdsB gene encoding 3-deoxy-manno-octulosonate cytidylyltransferase gives MRTAIVIPARYGSTRLHAKALLKSTGKYLIQHVYEQAIQARCAERVLIATDDMRIEAAVRSFGGEVVMTRKDHPSGTDRIAEVARGLDVDILVNVQGDEPMIDPAAIDRLADLLRDNPTAEVATLAVPITSVEVYRNPNCVKVVCDQGGRALYFSRSPIPMVRDGEPDFQKRPAQFLHHLGLYAYRKPTLLQLAATPPATIEQLEKLEQLRLLAGGGTIQVGVVGHAAGGVDTFEDYQRFVQAYRHAKQAIRRAA, from the coding sequence ATGCGAACTGCGATTGTCATTCCGGCACGGTACGGCTCGACCCGCCTTCATGCGAAGGCGCTGCTCAAATCGACGGGCAAGTATCTCATTCAGCATGTCTACGAGCAAGCGATTCAAGCCCGCTGTGCGGAACGGGTGCTGATTGCCACCGATGATATGCGCATTGAGGCGGCGGTGCGATCGTTCGGCGGGGAAGTCGTGATGACTCGCAAAGACCATCCCAGCGGCACGGATCGGATTGCGGAGGTCGCGCGTGGGTTGGATGTCGATATTCTGGTGAATGTGCAAGGTGATGAGCCGATGATCGATCCGGCGGCCATCGATCGGCTGGCGGATTTGCTCCGAGACAACCCCACGGCTGAAGTTGCGACCCTGGCGGTGCCGATCACTAGCGTAGAGGTTTATCGCAACCCCAATTGTGTGAAAGTGGTCTGCGATCAAGGTGGCCGCGCCCTGTATTTTAGCCGCAGCCCCATTCCCATGGTGCGTGACGGGGAGCCGGATTTCCAAAAACGGCCCGCCCAATTTCTGCATCACCTGGGACTGTATGCGTATCGCAAGCCGACGCTGTTGCAATTGGCGGCAACCCCGCCAGCGACCATCGAACAACTCGAAAAGTTGGAGCAATTGCGGTTACTTGCCGGCGGTGGCACCATCCAAGTCGGGGTGGTCGGGCACGCGGCGGGTGGGGTGGACACCTTCGAGGATTATCAGCGATTCGTTCAAGCGTATCGTCATGCGAAGCAAGCCATTCGGCGAGCCGCTTGA